One genomic region from Delphinus delphis chromosome 14, mDelDel1.2, whole genome shotgun sequence encodes:
- the GJA10 gene encoding gap junction alpha-10 protein produces MGDWNLLGGILEEAHSHSTMVGKIWLTILFVFRMLILGVAAEDVWDDEQSAFACNTQQPGCNTVCYDDAFPISLVRFWVLQIIFVSSPSLVYMGHALYSLRAFEKETRRKKSQLTAQMENPELELEEQQNINRELRKLEEQKKIQKVPLKGCLLRTYVLHILTRSVLEVGFMIGQYMLYGFQMHPLYKCTQPPCPNAVDCFVSRPTEKTIFMLFMHSIAAISLFLNVLEIFHLGVRKIMRALYDKSGGEGIEDKRGPPFHLKKYSAAQQCMNCSPFPEGVSLLQASNQQQVFRVNVPNSKTTWQIPQPRQLEVDPCCSKKDWAKADQHRGQLHVHSPCPWDDGARIQHSAQQPDRSPFGLQTTTPQSWLDTTMAPRHCPSRTTGPWEQSQDLQPSGEALTGLHSHCRHSDGSMRESRAQTDRSCMGSREARLLSEKGQLYSDSVSSSSQNSSYLDFPHRENSPSLLPSATGHRTSMNMLLELSSIMKK; encoded by the exons ATGGGGGATTGGAATTTATTGGGTGGCATCCTAGAGGAAGCTCACTCCCACTCAACCATGGTGGGGAAAATCTGGCTGACCATCCTTTTCGTTTTCCGGATGCTGATACTAGGTGTAGCTGCTGAAGATGTCTGGGATGATGAACAGTCAGCATTTGCCTGCAACACCCAGCAGCCAGGTTGCAACACTGTCTGTTACGATGATGCTTTCCCTATCTCTTTGGTCAGGTTCTGGGTTTTACAGATCatctttgtgtcttctccctctcTGGTATATATGGGCCATGCACTTTatagcctcagggcctttgaaaAAGAGACGAGGAGGAAAAAGTCACAGCTTACAGCCCAGATGGAGAATCCAGAGCTTGAATTGGAGGAGCAGCAAAACATAAATAGAGAACTGAGGAAGTTGGAGGAGCAGAAGAAGATCCAAAAAGTCCCTCTGAAAGGATGTCTTCTGCGTACTTATGTCTTACACATCCTGACCAGATCTGTGCTGGAAGTAGGGTTCATGATAGGCCAATATATGCTCTATGGGTTTCAAATGCACCCCCTTTACAAATGTACTCAACCTCCTTGCCCCAATGCAGTGGATTGCTTTGTGTCCAGGCCCACAGAGAAGACCATTTTCATGCTCTTTATGCACAGCATTGCAGCCATCTCTTTGTTCCTCAACGTACTGGAAATATTTCATCTGGGGGTCAGGAAAATCATGAGGGCACTTTATGACAAATCCGGCGGTGAGGGCATTGAGGACAAAAGGGGACCtccatttcatttgaaaaaatattcagcGGCCCAGCAGTGTATGAATTGCTCTCCCTTCCCTGAAGGAGTCTCTCTACTTCAAGCCAGCAATCAACAGCAAGTCTTCCGAGTCAATGTGCCGAATTCTAAAACCACGTGGCAAATCCCACAGCCCAGGCAACTTGAGGTAGACCCTTGCTGTAGTAAGAAAGACTGGGCTAAGGCGGATCAGCACAGGGGACAGCTCCATGTCCACAGCCCGTGTCCCTGGGATGATGGTGCTAGAATTCAGCACTCGGCACAGCAACCAGACCGTTCTCCCTTTGGCTTGCAGACTACAACGCCCCAGTCCTGGCTAGATACCACGATGGCTCCTAGACATTGTCCATCACGTACAACAGGACCCTGGGAGCAGTCCCAGGACCTGCAACCCTCAGGGGAGGCTCTCACAGGTTTACACAGCCACTGCAGACACAGCGATGGCAGCATGAGAGAGAGCAGAGCCCAGACAGACAGATCTTGCATGGGCAGTCGCGAGGCCAGATTGCTGTCTGAAAAGGGACAGCTGTACAGTGACTCAGTAAGCTCCAGTTCTCAAAATAGCTCTTACCTGGACTTTCCGCACCGGGAAAACAGCCCCTCACTTCTGCCTTCAGCCACTGGGCACAGAACATCAATG aacATGCTTCTAGAACTTTCATCcattatgaaaaaataa